The following are encoded together in the Cynocephalus volans isolate mCynVol1 chromosome 4, mCynVol1.pri, whole genome shotgun sequence genome:
- the LOC134375681 gene encoding olfactory receptor 2W3, producing MDGTNDSTQNHFILLGFSDRPHLQRGILFVVILIAYLLTLLGNTTIILVSRLDPHLHTPMYFFLTHLSFLDLSFTTSSIPQLLYNLHGQDKTISYTGCAIQLFLFLGLGGVECLLLAVMAYDRFVAVCKPLHYMVIMNPRLCLGLVSLAWGCGVTNSLIMSPVTLSLPRCGYHKVDHFLCEMPALIRMACINTVAIEGTVFVLAVGIVLSPLVFILVSYSYIVRAVLQIRSVSGRQKAFNTCGSHLTVVSLFYGNIIYMYMQPGNNSSRDQGKFLTLFYNIVTPLLNPLIYTLRNKEVKGALRRLLLGNREVGRE from the coding sequence ATGGATGGAACCAATGACAGCACCCAAAACCATTTCATCCTTCTGGGGTTTTCTGACCGCCCCCATCTGCAGAGGGGGATCCTCTTTGTGGTCATCTTGATAGCATATCTCCTGACCCTTCTGGGCAACACCACCATCATCCTGGTGTCCCGGCTGGACCCTCACCTGCACACTCCAATGTACTTCTTCCTCACCCACCTGTcttttctggacctcagtttcacCACCAGCTCCATTCCTCAGCTGCTCTATAACCTTCATGGACAGGACAAGACCATCAGCTACACGGGCTGTGCCATCCAGCTCTTCCTGTTCCTGGGTCTTGGCGGTGTTGAGTGCCTGCTCCTGGCCGTCATGGCCTATGACCGGTttgtggctgtctgcaagccccTGCACTACATGGTGATCATGAATCCGAGGCTCTGCCTGGGCTTGGTGTCACTGGCCTGGGGCTGTGGAGTGACCAACTCTTTGATCATGTCACCAGTGACCCTGAGCTTACCCCGGTGTGGGTACCACAAGGTGGACCACTTCTTGTGTGAGATGCCAGCCCTGATCCGGATGGCCTGCATCAACACAGTGGCCATCGAAGGTACCGTCTTTGTCCTGGCAGTTGGCATTGTCCTGTCACCCTTGGTGTTTATCCTGGTCTCCTACAGCTACATTGTGAGGGCTGTGTTGCAAATTCGGTCAGTGTCAGGGAGGCAAAAGGCCTTCAACACCTGTGGCTCCCATCTCACCGTGGTCTCACTTTTCTATGGAAACATCATCTACATGTACATGCAACCGGGCAACAATTCCTCCCGGGACCAGGGCAAGTTCCTCACCCTCTTCTACAACATCGTCACCCCACTCCTCAATCCTCTGATCTATACCCTTAGAAACAAAGAGGTCAAGGGGGCATTGAGAAGGCTGCTGCTGGGTAACAGAGAGGTAGGAAGGGAGTAA